A genomic stretch from Psilocybe cubensis strain MGC-MH-2018 chromosome 1, whole genome shotgun sequence includes:
- a CDS encoding Xyloglucanase: protein MAKGHFIAAIIAAAIFSPVADAVSPQSYSWKNVKIGGGGGFVPGIIFNPSQKGLAFARTDIGGAYKLNADDSWSPLLDFADNARWNYWGIDALATDPVEPNRLYLATGMYTNSWDPNNGQILISTDTGTTFTPSPLPFKVGGNMPGRGMGERLAIDPNKNSILFFGARSGNGLWKSTNFGSTWTKVSTFTSTGTYIPDPTDTSGYNSDKIGISWVTFDKTSGTSGSATPRIFVGVASKGSNNVFVTNDGGNTWSAVAGQNTTYLPHKGVLSPAEKVLYVSYSDGAGPYDGTLGAISKYDIASGIWTDITPVSGSDLYFGFGGVAVDLQKPGTIMVAALNSWWPDGQIFRSTDSGATWSPLWAWASYPDLNKYYGYSDTLASWLGPNYQVTTLGTLQIGWMMESLVIDPFDSNHWLYGTGATIQGGHDLLKWDTTHNVTIQSLADGIEETSVQGLISPPTGPSLLSAVGDIGGFAHVSLTSPPTTGFINPTWSTTADLDFAGNKPTTIVRIGTGDSTSGKQVALSTDSGATWSQDYGAADNVSGGKVALSADGDTVLWRTSSNGVMVSQYTNPFTAVPSLPSDAMIASDKKNNSIFYGASKASFYLSTDGGKTFTAKGSLGSSTAPAKVVVNPGVTGDVWISTDKGLFHSTDSGATFSAVPGVSQAWAIALGAPAKTGGYPSIFAAADIGGVGYFRSDDQGANWVQINDASHGFGSASSNCLTADPRIYGRVYIGTNGRGIFYGDAAGASPAPSSTVSTIPSSTTKTTTSTTKTTTTSTKTTSSSVSTTKTSTTTSTSPTSTTIVAGDT from the exons ATGGCAAAAGGccattttattgcagcaaTCATCGCCGCCGCCATCTTTTCACCAGTTGCTGATGCTGTTTCGCCACAGTCGTATTCATGGAAAAATGTCAAAataggaggagggggaggattTGTTCCGGGTATCATTTTCAACCCATCGCAAAAG GGCCTCGCTTTTGCTCGCACTGATATTGGTGGTGCATACAAACTCAATGCCGACGATTCTTGGTCACCTTTGCTCGACTTTGCCGACAACGCACGCTGGAACTACTGGGGAATTGACGCTTTGGCGACAGACCCTGTTGAACCAAATCGATTGTATTTG GCCACCGGAATGTACACAAACTCCTGGGATCCCAATAACGGTCAAATTTTGATATCAACAGATACAGGTACAACGTTCACGCCTTCCCCATTGCCGTTCAAAGTGGGGGGAAATATGCCTGGTCGTGGAAT GGGAGAG CGTCTTGCCATTGATCCCAACAAAAACAGCATCCTCTTTTTCGGTGCTCGCAGCGGTAACGGCCTTTGGAAATCGACCAACTTTGGTAGCACCTGGACGAAGGTGTCGACTTTTACTAGCACAG GAACATACATACCGGATCCAACCGACACCAGCGGATACAACAGCGACAAGATTG GAATATCGTGGGTCACTTTCGACAAAACGTCTGGAACATCGGGTTCCGCTACTCCGAGAATTTTTGTCGGCGTTGCTAGCAAAGGGTCAAACAATGTTTTTGTTACAAACGATGGTGGAAATACCT gGTCTGCCGTTGCTGGTCAAAATACAACTTACCTTCCACATAAAGGTGTCTTATCACCTGCAGAAAAGGTTCTTTATGTGTCTTACTCTGATGGAGCGGGCCCA TACGACGGAACTTTGGGTGCCATCTCTAAATACGATATAGCCTCTGGGATTT GGACTGATATTACACCAGTCTCTGGAAGTGACTTGTACTTTGGCTTTGGTGGAGTGGCTGTCGATCTTCAGAAGCCTGGCACGATAATGGTTGCAGCACTAAACTCATGGTGGCCTGACGGCCAAATATTCCGTTCCACAGATAGCGGTGCAACCTGGTCTCCACTTTGGGCGTGGGCAAGCTATCCAGATCTTAATAAATATTACGGTTATTCTGATACTCTTGCCTCATGGCTTGGTCCAAATTATCAAGTTACTACACTCGGAACACTTCAAATCGGATGGATGATGGAAT CACTGGTTATCGATCCCTTCGATTCTAACCATTGGCTTTATGGGACTGGAGCAACCATACAAGGCGGGCAcgaccttctcaaa TGGGATACCACTCATAATGTCACAATCCAGTCATTAGCGGACGGTATTGAAGAAACATCTGTACAAGGATTGATATCACCACCTACTGGTCCATCCCTTCTTTCAGCTGTTGGAGATATTGGAG GGTTTGCCCATGTATCCTTAACCAGTCCACCCACGACAGGGTTTATAAACCCAACATGGTCGACGACTGCTGATCTAGATTTTGCTGGAAACAAGCCAACCACTATCGTCCGCATTGGTACAGGCGACAG CACCTCTGGTAAACAAGTCGCCCTCTCCACAGACTCAGGTGCTACCTG GTCTCAGGACTACGGTGCTGCTGACAACGTGTCAG GCGGGAAGGTTGCGCTTTCTGCCGACGGTGACACCGTTCTTTGGCGTACTAGTAGCAATGGTGTTATGGTCTCACAGTATACCAACCCGTTTACTGCTGTCCCATCTCTTCCCTCAGATGCCATGATTGCCTCcgacaaaaaaaacaatagCATTTTTTATGGTGCATCCAAAGCTTCGTTCTACCTGTCGACGGACGGAGGGAAAACCTTCACTGCCAAAGGTTCATTAGGATCTTCCACTGCACCTGCCAAGGTTGTTGTTAATCCAGGAGTCACTGGCGATGTTTGGATCTCGACAGATAAAGGCCTTTTCCACTCCACCGATTCTGGGGCAACGTTTTCTGCTGTACCCGGTGTTTCTCAGGCATGGGCAATCGCTCTTGGCGCGCCTGCAAAAACCGGAGGATATCCCTCCATCTTTGCCGCTGCTGATATTGGAGGCGTAGGCTACTTTAGATCGGATGATCAAGGTGCAAACTGGGTACAGATCAACGACGCTAGTCACGGATTTGGTTCAGCTTCTTCGAACTGTCTTACCGCTGATCCCCGCATCTATGGCCG AGTATACATTGGAACCAATGGTCGTGGAATATTTTATGGTGACGCTGCTGGCGCCTCACCCGCTCCTTCTTCGACAGTCTCAACGATTCCTTCATCTACAACGAAAACCACCACGAGCACGACAAAGACAACCACCACTTCGACGAAGACGACATCGTCAAGTGTCTCTACGACCAAAACATCGACAACGACATCCACCAGTCCAACGTCTACTACCATTGTTGCTGG AGACACCTAG